DNA sequence from the Thalassotalea sp. 273M-4 genome:
AGTTAATTACCAGCATTATCCTTGTTGGGGAAAATACAGGGCTTCTTGATCAATCATTTGCGCAGTTGGCAAATTACCTTGAGCGGGCAGAAAAAACGCAAAAAAACATAAAAAAAGCCACTCGTTACCCCGTTTATGTGTGTTATACCTTGCTCATTGCCTTGGTGGTGATCAATGTATTTGTATTGCCGGTGTTTGTTGACATGTTTAGCCAATTTAAAACCGATTTACCCTTAGCAACGCGAATTTTAATGGGCAGCTCTGACTTCTTTATTCACTATTTTGGCTATATCTTACTATTTTCTTTAGTTTTAGTGATGATTTTAAAGCGGTACTTGGCAACTCCTAAAGGGCGCTATCGCTGGCATAAAATTAAATTAAGACTGCCATTAATAGGGAAAATTTATGAGCACTCTTACTTAGCGCGGTTTGCTCATAGTTTTGCTATTGTGCAAGGTTCAGGCATCCCCATTACTTCGGGCTTAAGGTTAACGGCCGATACGATAAGCAATATCTACATGGCGGATAAAGTAAGGCAAATTGGCAAAAACGTTGATAGCGGTGAAACCTTGTTTCGAGCTGCTCGAAATAGTCAATTATTCCCACCATTGATTTTGCAAATGATAGCAGTGGGTGAAGAAACCGGTCGCGTTGATGACTTACTTGAACATATTGCAACCTATTATGATGAAGAAGTTGAGTATCAGCTAAAAGTTTTGACCGATAGAATAGAACCTATTTTGATAACCTTTATCGCGGCAATAGTGCTGTTATTGGCGCTTGGGATATTTTTGCCTATGTGGGATATGTTCTCAGTGGTGCAAAGTTAACACAATTAACGCGATGTTATTTTTTTGTAAAGCAACTAAGATTTGAAATGTTCTTTTAAATCATAATTTTGGGTTTGGTTGCAAACGTTTGCTGAGCGTTTATTTGATGTTTTTAAATACCTTTTTTAACAATTTCAATACAAAGTACACCATTGTATTGCAAAAAAAGTCGATATAATGAGCAACAGTTAAAGATAATCCTTTGGTAAGGTATTTAAATGAAGCAAAAAGGTTTTACGTTAATCGAACTGGTATTAGTTATCGTGTTATTAGGCATTTTGGCCGCGACCGCGATGCCAAAGTTTTTTGATTTGGCCGGCGATGCTCGTGCCGCTGTTATCAAAGGCGTCGAAGGCAGTGTAAATTCTGCGATTGATATGGCACACGCTAAAGCGTTAATCGATGGTAAGTCAGCAGGTGGCACAATAGCTTTTTCTGGTGAGACAATTACCTTGGTAAACGGTGGTTGGCCAACAGCAGCAGACATGGTTAAATTATTAAGTTTGGATGCTGACATTGTTAGTGTGGTTGATACCAATACAGTGACTTTCTCACACAGTGGCGCAAGTGGCGGTTCAAATCTTCAAAGTGCCCCTACTGAGCCTGCAACTTGTCAAGTCGTGTACGATTTAACTAGTGCAGCAGTTAATGTTCGTCCATTAGTAACGGTTAGCACAGAAGGTTGTTAATCGACTTATTGATTTAATAAAAAACCGCTTCGGCGGTTTTTTTGTTTATCTTCTTTGCGTGTTTTTCATTTTGGGTTGCTCAAACGAAGCGCTCTGTCGAGTTGTTAAGCTAGGAGCTTAGCATTGATGCTTGTCTTATTCAGACCAATCTCAGTACCTTTTAGCCCTCTGTGCGATAATGCAAAGGTTGTTAGGTACGTCATTGATTGTAAAGAATGCTTATGCCCTTGCCAATTTTATCGTTTAAGAGCCTTTCGCTGTCATAAGCCCTCGTTTTAATACGCTATACTGGTAATCAAGAGAGTATTTGCCAGATCACAAGGCAGCGTTTCGACTTTAAACCTATAAGCATGCATTTAACCACTTAACGCAACTTAAATATCAACCTAAAAGCTAACATAAAAACCTAACATAAAAACCTGACATAAATGCCTATGAATAAGCCAAGTACTCCGTATCAGAATAAACATGGTTTTACCTTGATTGAGTTAGTGTTGGTCATTTTAATCATAAGTATTCTGAGTGTGTACCTCGGACCTAGACTGCTGGGGCAAGGCGGGGTTAACGTTATTGCCTATCGTAATCAAATGATTTCAACTCTGCGCCTACTTCAGCAACAAGCCATGCAAGACACGGCGGAACTGCAGTGCCATCAACTGCTTGTTGACACGTCTCGATACGGTATCCCCGACCAAAGACCTTGTTTTAAACCAAGTTTTAGCTCTCTCTGGGAACCCGACAATCGTGGTTTTGTGTTTCCTGATGCTGCCAATATTTCTCTAAAATCAACCGCGACAGAGTTAACCTTTGATTCATGGGGGAGGGTGAAAGAATGTGATAGAAAGCAAGGGTGCATAATAACCTTCACTGGTGAAGTGAAGGTAAGCATATGCATAGAGTCGCAAGGGTATATTCATGCGTGTTAAGCAAAAAGGGATAACCTTAATAGAATTGATTGTGGCGATGACGATAATGGCTATTTTGGCGGGATTTCTTATCAGTGCTTTGTTGCCTCGCGAAAAGCAAAGTGTTGATCACCTTCAGTTGATTAAGGCTGTGACATTGGCTCAATCCTTAATCAATGAAATTAGGTTAAAAGCGTTTGATGAACATTCAACCTCCTTGTCAGAATTTGAACGATGCAATGACAGTCGGGGTATTATTGCGTGTACAGGCATTGCAAATTTTGGTCCCGATGCAGGAGAAACGTCGCGCTTACTGTTTGATGATGTTGATGATTATCACTTCTACCAAGGCTTGGAAGATTCGAATGGCAGTGATATTTCAGCGATATATCCTGGTTTTAAAGTATTGGTGCAGGTGACATATGATAATGATTATAGTGGGGCAACAGCGTTTTACGATGGCCGTGCTATTACCGACGAATCATTGGTTAAACAGATCAGGGTGATTGTTACCACAGAATTTGGAACAGAGATAGTATTGGCCACTCATAAGGCAAACCTGTAATGATAAAAAAAGCAGGATTTACGCTCATTGAACTGGTCTTAACCCTTGCCATTGTTGGCATCCTTGCCTCTGGTTTTATTGGCTTTTTAGGTATCGGCAGTCAAGTCTTTATCGATGTCAGTAATCGAGATGCCATGGCGGCGGATGCACGTTTTGCGCTAGATAGGTTAAATCGAGAGCTTCAAAATGCGATCCCTAATAGCATTCGTCTAAGCCAAGATGGGGATACTCAATGCATTGAATTTGTGCCGATCAAAAGTGCGCACTTTTACACCGAACTTGCCGCTGAAAGTGACCTGCAAAGCTCAATTATTAAAATAGTACGCCCGCTCTTTCCTTATATTCAAGAGCGTACAGATAGAATTATTGTCGCGCCGTTAGAGCCAAACGATGCCTATGATTTAGGTGCGCTTCGCGCCAGTAATATGGGCTCGGTTAATGAACAACAAGAGGTTTGGGAGATTGATTTAAAAAAAGCAATGACATTTGCAGCTCACTCTCCACATCGAAAGTTATTTATCGGATCGTTACCGGTAAGTTACTGTTTATCTATGGCGACAAAGGAGCTTTATCGGCATTCAGATTATGGATTTAAACCCGAAGCAAGAGTTCAGAAAATGGGGGTCTTGATGGCTGAAAATGTTAGCGCAGTCAATTCGC
Encoded proteins:
- a CDS encoding type II secretion system F family protein, which encodes MANFFYQARDQEGKSHSGFLQANSSAHVAEALNKRGFTPITISQTKHKLSSNLNLNRQLLVTDKVKPIDVMMFCRQMHTLMRSDVPILKAIMGLSDSTKSNVFKAVLIDVHDNLEKGNSLSIAMAKHPRVFSKLITSIILVGENTGLLDQSFAQLANYLERAEKTQKNIKKATRYPVYVCYTLLIALVVINVFVLPVFVDMFSQFKTDLPLATRILMGSSDFFIHYFGYILLFSLVLVMILKRYLATPKGRYRWHKIKLRLPLIGKIYEHSYLARFAHSFAIVQGSGIPITSGLRLTADTISNIYMADKVRQIGKNVDSGETLFRAARNSQLFPPLILQMIAVGEETGRVDDLLEHIATYYDEEVEYQLKVLTDRIEPILITFIAAIVLLLALGIFLPMWDMFSVVQS
- a CDS encoding type II secretion system protein is translated as MKQKGFTLIELVLVIVLLGILAATAMPKFFDLAGDARAAVIKGVEGSVNSAIDMAHAKALIDGKSAGGTIAFSGETITLVNGGWPTAADMVKLLSLDADIVSVVDTNTVTFSHSGASGGSNLQSAPTEPATCQVVYDLTSAAVNVRPLVTVSTEGC
- a CDS encoding type II secretion system protein; amino-acid sequence: MNKPSTPYQNKHGFTLIELVLVILIISILSVYLGPRLLGQGGVNVIAYRNQMISTLRLLQQQAMQDTAELQCHQLLVDTSRYGIPDQRPCFKPSFSSLWEPDNRGFVFPDAANISLKSTATELTFDSWGRVKECDRKQGCIITFTGEVKVSICIESQGYIHAC
- a CDS encoding prepilin-type N-terminal cleavage/methylation domain-containing protein; this translates as MRVKQKGITLIELIVAMTIMAILAGFLISALLPREKQSVDHLQLIKAVTLAQSLINEIRLKAFDEHSTSLSEFERCNDSRGIIACTGIANFGPDAGETSRLLFDDVDDYHFYQGLEDSNGSDISAIYPGFKVLVQVTYDNDYSGATAFYDGRAITDESLVKQIRVIVTTEFGTEIVLATHKANL
- a CDS encoding PilW family protein; this translates as MIKKAGFTLIELVLTLAIVGILASGFIGFLGIGSQVFIDVSNRDAMAADARFALDRLNRELQNAIPNSIRLSQDGDTQCIEFVPIKSAHFYTELAAESDLQSSIIKIVRPLFPYIQERTDRIIVAPLEPNDAYDLGALRASNMGSVNEQQEVWEIDLKKAMTFAAHSPHRKLFIGSLPVSYCLSMATKELYRHSDYGFKPEARVQKMGVLMAENVSAVNSPAFRYQGAFSSFGVVHVNLAFSRNGESIVFRYGVYIEQTP